The DNA window TAGTGTGGAAGGCATCAGGACTCGAGAGACTGGAATGTTGAAGGCATCATGAGACATCAGGGGTGAAGACCTCCAAGTCCTTGTGTCCGGATAACGCATTTTGAATGACTGATTTTATTTGTGTTTATGTATGCAGTACTGGATAGGAACTTGATTCTTTTCAACTGCAGTAGGCTTTTCATGCAAATAATGCCGATGCAtagttgatatatatatactctgaaCTTAAAACTTGCAAGTATTTCTCTTAggatatattttggaaaaaaatattgtttttgtgAAATCCAGTTACTTACTGTACTCTTAAATTATATTTGCTCAAGAATGGCTATTATGAATTGTAATTCTTGTGGGCATCTGGAGCGAGGCGGTCAAAAAATACTGTGCTTATACGTGAATTTAACGAGGCAAAACCTAGCTAGCGATTACTTTAAAGGTAACACCGTGCTTTAAGATAGATGGTACAGTCCACTGAGCATCTAGAATTGGCTCTTAGAGCTTGGGGTTATTAGAAAACTGTTAAAGCTTTTGACAGTAATTTAAGGTTTCTAACTTGTTTTTGGAAATGTTGTCTTGAATAGTTGTTCCCAGGTCCGCTTGGAGAGTAAGAAATGGAACAATGACCTAATTGAACCATCAAGTGTGCAGCTTTTTCAGTGAACGTGAAATGGATCACATTCACATTTTTATGGAAAGTAGACACATTCCCTTGTTTCCCTTTTCCTCTAGATCTCATAATGATATGTGGGTCTAGGGCACACATATCAGTGACACATCAACCTCAGAATCGTGCGAATTTGACGGTGGTAAATAAGAAATAAACCCAATGGAAGTATTCCACATTCTGAAAATTATTCAAGCTTTTTGGCTACAAGCTGAATGTCTTTGCAACTTTCACATGAAGTCCATAATATTCAAGATGGAAGTTTTTCAAATGTGGACACATTGCACTAGGATTTGAAAACATTATAAACAGAGATAGAAGAGTCATCTCTGCTACAATAACTGGCCTATTAATCTCATAACAAAAACATATGTACGAGGTTAACCGAAAACCACGAGGTCCACAATATTGAATATTGATAGATATATTTGagcaagtaaaaaataaaaaatgagagagaaaaataagtCACACATCTCACTAAAAAATTTAGAGCAAGTGGCACTGTTATAAGAATCCAATTTGAGATGAGAACTCACAAAAGGTTCAGCATGAAGCATACAAAACAAATCACATTAAATTCACACAAACAATTAATAATGTTTCACAAATGAGCACAAAACGTATTATTTAGGACATACAGATAGATTGTGGGAATGCACATGTTCCCAATAATATATAATGAAAACATCTAGAAATAATTCAATAGCCAGAGTAATATAATTTACCTTGCGAAACTAGCGGATAACATAAATTCTTGCTGCAAGCTATTGCAGTTTGAAgatgctaaattaattatacCAATTGTATGAACTCCAAGAGACTGATGCTGATTTACGTATGTTTCGGATAGGGGTGGTTGCATCCCATGATTGCTTTCTGGGCTGGTACTAGctgaactgaaacatttattTCTTACGGATTGTAATGACATTTCCACTTGCTTCATAGTTGGCCTTTCTTCGCCTCGGAGCCTCAAGCATGCCTGTGCGATAGAGGTAACTGTATTTATCTCATCCTCGGTCGCTTCCTCAAGAACTTCAGGGGCAACTATCTCAGTAATTGGCCTTCCTTTTATCTCATaaaggaaataaatagatagattttTCTTTGTGCCAGACTCACATTCAAAAATGGGTTGCCTTCTAAGAAGTAGTTCTAAAAGAACTACACCAAAGCTATACACATCACTCTTCTCATTCAGATGTCCAGTGTGGTAGTACTCTGGATCTAAATACTCGAAAGTGCCTTGTATATTGGTGAAAACATGGGTTTGATCATTAGGAATCAATCTTGATGCACCAAAATCTGCAACTTTAGCCGTATAGTTTGCATCCAAAAGTATATTAGAAGATTTCACGTCACGGTGTAAAACTGATACTGATGCTGCGGAGTGAAGGTAATACAAAGCACCCGCAGCTTCTGTAGCAATCCTCAAACAATCATCCCAAGACAATGATGATTCCCTATTACTTGTAGCACCATGAATAATTTGATTTAGTGAACCATTTGGGACAAAATCATACACTAATAGAGGGACTTCGGTTTCAAGACAACATCCAAAGAGTTTTACAATATGACGATGATTTATTTGTGAGAGTATTGCCACTTCATTGATGAATTGACTAATCTCTTCTTCCCTAATGATGTTAGGTTTTTTTATAGCCACCACATGTTGATCAGATAAAATGCCTTTGTAAACCATGCCATGCCCTCCACTACCAAGAACACGTGTTGGGTCAAAGTTGTTTGTTGCCTGTTTCAGCTCTTCTAATGAGAAAATTTTTGTGTTATCACTAGCTCTTTCATCTGATGATATAAGCTGCTGTAGTAGAAGGCCTTGGTTTttcctaaaatattttttccgtTGTTGCTTCTGAATGTC is part of the Oryza glaberrima chromosome 4, OglaRS2, whole genome shotgun sequence genome and encodes:
- the LOC127769832 gene encoding wall-associated receptor kinase 2-like — translated: MATCLAAVAASCQRKCGQIDIPYPFGIGGQPGCAMTGFELSCNDTGNGVPTLLLRNMEVLDISLPLGQAQMKMDMSYDCHNTTRNDIDCVDMVDLNLKGSPFTFSDTANKFIVFGCRMLAYLGPGEQNDVGSNLTIGCAATCGIGDDLVSINSAGCSGIGCCQTNIPKGIQYYKVWFDGRFNTTDIYNWTRCAYAALVETSSFNFSTVYNSLSRFNDNLGSQPPFVVDWAIGNSTYEQAKINPDSYMCISSNSVCLNSRNGPGYICNCQNGFEGNPYLNDSFGCQDINECKDSRKYLCYGKCINKPGGYDCFCPAGTRGNAFIGPCRKEIPLLTGIAIGMAAGFGILVVSLSVVLLIRKQRSDIQKQQRKKYFRKNQGLLLQQLISSDERASDNTKIFSLEELKQATNNFDPTRVLGSGGHGMVYKGILSDQHVVAIKKPNIIREEEISQFINEVAILSQINHRHIVKLFGCCLETEVPLLVYDFVPNGSLNQIIHGATSNRESSLSWDDCLRIATEAAGALYYLHSAASVSVLHRDVKSSNILLDANYTAKVADFGASRLIPNDQTHVFTNIQGTFEYLDPEYYHTGHLNEKSDVYSFGVVLLELLLRRQPIFECESGTKKNLSIYFLYEIKGRPITEIVAPEVLEEATEDEINTVTSIAQACLRLRGEERPTMKQVEMSLQSVRNKCFSSASTSPESNHGMQPPLSETYVNQHQSLGVHTIGIINLASSNCNSLQQEFMLSASFAR